One window of the Roseovarius sp. THAF9 genome contains the following:
- the tsaD gene encoding tRNA (adenosine(37)-N6)-threonylcarbamoyltransferase complex transferase subunit TsaD: MTDTLVILGLESSCDDTAAAVVSMSAEHSEILSSVVLGQDALHDAFGGIVPEIAARAHAEKLDAAVKQALFQANRTLGEVTLVAATAGPGLIGGVLCGVTTAKAIAAARCIPLVGVNHLAGHALTPRLTDGLPFPYVMLLVSGGHCQFLLVEGCDDFTRLGGTIDDAPGEAFDKSARLLGLGQPGGPAIEREALDGDAARFRFPRPLLDRPGCDMSFSGLKTALLRARDSVIAEKGGLTRQDRADLCAGFQRAVADVLQEKTRRALTEARGALPEAPSLAVAGGVAANSEIRAGLETVAAEFGVSFVAPPLSLCTDNAAMIAYAGGELFSAGRIDDMTLAARPRWPLDQHSPSLLGGGKKGAKA, translated from the coding sequence ATGACCGATACCCTGGTGATCCTTGGATTGGAAAGCAGCTGTGACGACACGGCAGCCGCGGTCGTGTCCATGTCCGCGGAGCATTCCGAGATCTTGTCCTCGGTCGTACTGGGGCAGGACGCGCTGCACGATGCGTTCGGCGGAATCGTCCCCGAGATTGCCGCCCGCGCCCATGCCGAAAAACTGGATGCCGCGGTCAAACAGGCTCTGTTTCAGGCCAATAGGACCCTCGGCGAAGTGACTTTGGTGGCGGCAACGGCGGGGCCAGGCCTAATCGGTGGAGTGCTGTGCGGCGTCACGACGGCGAAGGCAATTGCCGCCGCGCGGTGTATTCCGTTGGTCGGTGTCAACCATCTTGCGGGTCATGCGCTGACACCGCGGCTGACCGACGGCCTGCCCTTTCCTTACGTCATGCTCCTGGTGTCGGGCGGGCATTGTCAGTTTCTCTTGGTCGAGGGCTGTGATGATTTCACGCGACTGGGTGGTACAATCGACGATGCACCGGGCGAGGCATTCGACAAGTCCGCCCGTCTTCTTGGCCTTGGCCAGCCCGGCGGGCCGGCGATCGAGCGTGAGGCGCTGGATGGCGATGCCGCGAGGTTCCGGTTTCCGCGCCCCCTGCTGGACCGGCCAGGGTGCGATATGTCGTTCTCGGGTCTGAAAACCGCGTTGTTGCGTGCGAGGGACTCGGTGATCGCGGAAAAAGGCGGGCTGACCCGGCAGGACCGCGCCGATCTATGCGCCGGATTCCAACGAGCGGTAGCCGATGTGTTGCAAGAGAAGACACGCCGCGCCCTGACAGAGGCGCGCGGGGCCCTGCCGGAGGCCCCCTCGCTGGCGGTGGCCGGTGGTGTGGCGGCAAACTCCGAGATCAGGGCAGGATTAGAGACTGTTGCCGCCGAATTCGGCGTTTCTTTTGTCGCTCCGCCGCTGTCCCTTTGTACCGACAACGCCGCGATGATCGCCTATGCAGGCGGGGAACTCTTCTCGGCCGGGCGCATTGACGATATGACGTTGGCGGCGCGCCCGCGCTGGCCTTTGGATCAACACAGTCCGTCCCTGCTAGGCGGCGGAAAGAAAGGGGCAAAGGCATGA
- a CDS encoding NAD(P)H-dependent glycerol-3-phosphate dehydrogenase, with protein sequence MIAVIGAGAFGTALAVSLARNGPVVLWARDKDHVKEMQATRQNARRLPEITLPQAVTVSTDLACLADADIVLVSVPAQKLRAFLKSHGSKLAGKPVVACCKGMERGTGLRPTQVIAEHVGDAVPAILTGPSFAQDIAKGLPTALTLACADEPMGEHLQARLSTPNIRLYRTTDVTGAELGGALKNVIAIACGVAIGAGLGESARAALMTRGFAELVKVAETYGANADTLAGLSGFGDLVLTCTSEQSRNYRFGQSIGAGETFDTGLTVEGAATAQALEEIARDAGLDLPITHVVTGLVRGELNVRDAMDKLLQRPLKEE encoded by the coding sequence ATGATCGCGGTGATCGGCGCCGGTGCATTCGGTACGGCCCTTGCGGTATCGCTGGCACGCAACGGGCCGGTTGTGTTGTGGGCTCGGGACAAAGATCATGTGAAAGAAATGCAGGCGACGCGGCAAAACGCGCGTCGCCTGCCAGAGATCACCCTGCCGCAAGCCGTCACGGTATCCACGGATCTTGCATGCCTTGCAGACGCCGATATTGTTCTTGTCTCTGTTCCGGCCCAAAAGCTGCGTGCATTCCTGAAATCGCATGGTTCGAAACTTGCGGGCAAACCCGTGGTGGCCTGTTGCAAGGGCATGGAGCGGGGCACTGGCCTGAGACCGACGCAGGTCATTGCCGAGCATGTAGGTGATGCCGTTCCGGCCATTCTGACCGGACCGTCTTTTGCGCAGGATATTGCAAAGGGTTTGCCAACCGCGCTGACGCTCGCCTGCGCGGATGAGCCCATGGGCGAACACCTGCAAGCGCGGCTATCAACGCCGAACATCAGGCTCTATCGCACCACGGACGTGACGGGCGCCGAACTTGGTGGCGCGCTGAAGAACGTGATCGCGATTGCCTGCGGCGTCGCGATCGGCGCCGGGTTGGGGGAGAGCGCGCGTGCAGCGTTGATGACGCGCGGGTTCGCAGAACTTGTCAAAGTCGCGGAGACATATGGTGCCAACGCCGACACCCTGGCAGGGCTTTCAGGCTTTGGCGACCTGGTGCTGACCTGCACGTCGGAACAATCGCGCAATTACCGGTTCGGCCAAAGTATCGGCGCGGGCGAGACCTTTGACACCGGCCTGACGGTCGAAGGCGCGGCGACTGCGCAGGCGCTTGAAGAGATCGCACGAGATGCCGGGCTGGACCTGCCCATCACACATGTCGTGACCGGGCTGGTGCGCGGCGAATTGAACGTGCGCGACGCAATGGATAAGCTTCTGCAAAGACCATTGAAGGAAGAATGA
- a CDS encoding YciI family protein has product MLIALIARDKPGALQTRLDNRDSHVAYLKESGVVSQAGPLLNADGGMIGSLVVLEVENMAQAEEWAAKDPYKAADLFESVELIPWNKVI; this is encoded by the coding sequence ATGCTGATCGCCCTGATTGCCCGGGACAAGCCCGGCGCCCTGCAAACGCGTCTTGATAATCGCGACAGTCACGTGGCCTATCTGAAGGAAAGCGGCGTCGTGAGCCAAGCCGGTCCACTGCTGAATGCCGATGGCGGCATGATCGGGTCGCTGGTGGTGTTGGAGGTGGAAAATATGGCACAGGCCGAGGAATGGGCCGCGAAAGACCCGTACAAGGCTGCGGATCTGTTCGAAAGTGTCGAGCTGATTCCGTGGAACAAGGTGATCTGA
- a CDS encoding EVE domain-containing protein gives MRYWLFKSEPSTWSWDQQVAKAEAGEEWDGVRNYQARNFMREMAVGDRGFFYHSQTEKAVVGTVEVIAEAHPDSTTDDDRWECVDIKALEAAKTPVTLDMIKQDPRLSEMVLVRNSRLSVQPVTADEWKIVCEIAGLTA, from the coding sequence ATGCGCTATTGGCTGTTCAAATCCGAGCCGTCCACATGGAGCTGGGACCAGCAGGTCGCCAAGGCGGAGGCAGGCGAGGAGTGGGACGGCGTGCGGAATTACCAGGCACGGAATTTCATGCGCGAGATGGCGGTCGGCGACCGGGGTTTTTTCTACCATAGCCAGACGGAAAAGGCGGTGGTCGGTACCGTCGAGGTGATTGCCGAGGCGCATCCCGACAGCACGACCGACGACGACCGCTGGGAGTGTGTGGATATCAAGGCTCTGGAAGCAGCAAAAACGCCGGTGACGCTCGATATGATCAAGCAGGATCCCCGTCTGTCGGAGATGGTACTGGTGCGAAACTCACGTTTGTCGGTGCAGCCTGTAACCGCTGACGAATGGAAGATCGTCTGTGAAATTGCGGGTCTGACCGCGTAG
- a CDS encoding flagellar motor protein MotB → MSASGDNAAPVIIKRKKVTGGDGHHGGAWKVAYADFVTAMMAFFLLMWLLNATTEQQRKGIADYFSPTIPINRVSGGGDGSFGGESVFSEETLPQNGTGATNQRPTEARQARGEIGVSEDGRAESTDLEAEAQDTASFSKIEEMLMGRGGESTVSKETRRHIVTQVTDEGLVIEIFDLENAELFKPDSDEPTPLLREIAKMVGSVARLVENRVAIEGHTSAVPVVRAENPVWSLSMARADQMRELLESEQVLAPRMNRVTGHADREPAHENALSIRNNRLEVILLRSDQ, encoded by the coding sequence ATGAGTGCGTCTGGTGACAATGCCGCGCCAGTCATCATCAAACGGAAAAAGGTCACGGGTGGTGACGGGCATCATGGCGGTGCCTGGAAGGTCGCGTATGCGGACTTCGTCACGGCGATGATGGCGTTTTTCCTTTTGATGTGGCTGTTGAATGCGACGACGGAACAACAACGAAAAGGTATTGCGGATTACTTCAGCCCGACGATTCCGATCAATCGCGTATCGGGCGGTGGAGACGGAAGTTTCGGCGGAGAAAGCGTATTTTCCGAAGAGACACTGCCACAGAACGGGACGGGTGCCACAAACCAGCGCCCGACCGAGGCCCGCCAGGCCCGCGGTGAAATCGGTGTCAGCGAAGACGGCCGTGCAGAAAGCACCGACCTTGAGGCAGAGGCACAGGATACCGCCAGTTTCAGCAAGATCGAGGAAATGTTGATGGGGCGGGGCGGGGAAAGCACCGTCTCGAAGGAAACCAGGCGGCATATCGTGACCCAGGTCACGGATGAGGGCTTGGTCATTGAAATTTTCGATTTGGAGAATGCGGAACTCTTTAAGCCGGACAGCGACGAGCCGACGCCTCTTCTGCGCGAAATCGCCAAGATGGTCGGGTCTGTTGCAAGGCTGGTCGAGAACCGAGTTGCGATTGAAGGGCATACCAGCGCCGTGCCTGTCGTGCGCGCCGAAAATCCCGTATGGTCCCTGTCGATGGCGCGTGCCGACCAAATGCGTGAATTGCTGGAGTCCGAGCAGGTATTGGCACCGCGAATGAACCGCGTTACCGGACACGCGGACCGCGAGCCGGCCCATGAGAACGCGCTTTCGATCCGGAACAACCGGCTTGAAGTGATCCTTTTGAGATCTGATCAATAG